From the Budorcas taxicolor isolate Tak-1 chromosome 6, Takin1.1, whole genome shotgun sequence genome, the window ttaccagctgacctatcaggaaagcccatccTGGATCCTaggatttattatatattatatatgatttgaaaatattttctccattctgcaGGTTGTACAAACTTTCTTGATAACATCTTTTGATGCACATAATTTGAGATTTTGATGACTTTTATCCAGTCTATCTATTTtatcaatttatctattttttctcttatttttttacttCCACTTTGAGTGTCATATGTAAGAACCGACTGTCAAATCCCAAACCATGAAGATTTTACTcctatgtttttttctaagaattttattattttagtgctTATATAtaggtcattcattcattttgagttaatctttgtaTATGATGTGAAGTAGAGAGTCCTGTTTACTCCtgtttacttccttttttttttttttccttcctaggaATGCTTGAAAACAAGGAACTGCATATTTTTAACCTGACTTCTCTAACAAAGTCAGAAAACATTTTATCAGCCACACTGTATTTCTATATCAGAGAGCTGATAAATATAAGCCTAAGTTGTCCTGTGTCCCAGGAATGCTCACATCATAGCCAGAGGAAACACATTCAGATTGACCTCTCTGCGTGGATCCTCAAATCCAGTGGAAACCAAAGTCAACTCCTGGGTCATCTTTCGGTAGATGGAGGGAAACCTCATGGAGACTTTGTGTCCTGGCTGTCAAAAGACATCACCCAACTTTTGAGGAAAGCCAAGGAAAATGAGGAGTTTCTCATAGGATTTAACATTACTACCAAAGGACACCAGCTGCCAAAGAAGATGACACCCAGTCCCGAGCCTTATATCTTGGTGTATGCCAATGATGCCGCCATTTCTGAGCCGGAGAGTGTGGTGTCAAGCTTACAAGGACACCGGAATTTCCCCACTGGAGCTGTGCCCAAACTGGACAGCCACAGTAGGGCTGCCCTTCCTATGGAACGGAGGAGGAGGAAGCGCTCTACGGGGGTCCTTCTGCCTCTGCAGAACAATGAGCTTCCTGGGGCAGAATATCAGTACAAGGAGGATAGAGTATGGGAGGAGAGGAAGCCTTACAAGACTCTTCAGACTCAGCCCCCTGACAAGAGTAAGagcaaaaagaaacagaggaagggGCCTCAACAGAAGAGCCAGACGCTCCAGTTTGATGAACAGACCCTGAAGAAGGCAAGAAGAAAGCAATGGATTGAACCCCGGAATTGTGCCAGACGGTACCTTAGAGTGGACTTCGCAGATATTGGCTGGAGCGAATGGATTATCTCCCCCAAGTCCTTCGATGCCTATTACTGCTCCGGAGCATGCCAGTTCCCCATGCCAAAGGTAGCCATTGTTTTTTGTCCTGTCCTTCCCGTTTCCATAGTCTGGAAAGACCCAAATTGaatgtgtgttttcatttacaAAATCCATCTGGACCTTTATTTATTGCATTCTAAAGTGTAATAGGTAACATGGTTATGTTTGGTTTTTCTTTACTGGTTGTTAAAGTAATATGAAGTCAATATTGGTATGAAGGAGGATATGAGAAAACAATGTATGCGTAAAACATGATTTTTGCACTGCTTCGAAACACGGTGCGTATTCAGCTACATGATCACATGTGAATTTATGCCTGTCCACAACAAGGAAGCCCCCAGTGGTAGGAGGCTGACCTTTGAGGGGGTATTTAGGGAATGAGTGAATGTCATGAGAGCAAAAGGAAGGACTAATTGGATTGATGCCCTGATACAGAACATTTTTGATAGTCTCTTGTGAGATGAATTGTCGTCACGAGGGTTAGGATCAGGGTTGGGCTAAGAAAACTTGCCTCATGAAATCCACCAGAtgcttatttcatttacttcCCTGATAAATATCAAAATTGCAGTCAGAATAGGGCACAATGACTCTGTTGACTTCTAAGACTCATTTTAACTATTTAGAGCTAATCCATGTCTCTTCTAAAATCGATAGGGACTGAACCTTTAGCTTATCAGTACTCAGTATCCTGACAAATATATTCTCAGAAgcctccccaaccccacctctGTCTCACATAGCAAGTCCAAGTGACTGTACTCTGAATTTAGAATTAATAAAACATATTGGTGCCCCCCTGGCCTTCAGTTAAGCTTTCTGCTGCACTTCCATTCTTAGCCCATAACAATTTGAGTCTGTTGTACAGTGAAAAGTGATCCTGGCAATAGAATTCAGAGGATAAACAGGAGTGGcttttttagttttgctttgttttagttttttgcaaAACTTGACATGGGTCAACTTCTGTTATTGTATGTTAATGGAGAAAAACCCTTTGTCTCGAAAAGTAACCAACTTGTGTTTATGGGTCTTTAAAGGAGCATGTTCATGTTACAGGCCTATGATCACTGGAATGCTAAGGGTAACACACACATAAAGCAGAAGGTCGACTAAGCAAGGCCAGATCAGCCTCAGGGCCAAGAACTTTATCGAAATCCCATTTTCCTGTTAGGATCTCTCAGAAGAACAAGCTTGCTACATTTTCTAGACCTTGTGGATTCCAGGTTTTGTCAACCCAAATACAAAGTAGGGATTGTAGACATTTATAATGATATAAACAGCCTTATCTTGTCTAAAGATTATCAAGGACATTTTATTGATCAATAGAAACTTGATCAAACTGGGATAGCATTTAAAACACACCAACAAAAATGCCAAGTATAACAGGCAGTAATGAATCTTTATTCTACAGTGTGGATTGCTTTGTGGCACTGAGAGGCAGAAATGGATTCAAAATATCTCTAAACCTGGGAGGACTGATTTTAAGTGGGTCTCTGAGTTTTGCAAataattcctctctctctcctaaactgtgatttttttttttttctagattgcCTGAGGaagttttcctctttcctcttgatTCCAGATTTTAGGACCCAGAAAGCTATGATCACGTGGACATATTCAGTCAGTTAGCTGACCTGGGTTGGTCTCCATAACTGCCCCAATTTGCCTCTCCCATCTGTAATGGCTCTGCTTGTTTTTCCTGTTCAAAACCTTGCTGTTGTTTCCATAGATCCTCACCATAGTCCTCAGTGATCTaaagaataataatttaaaaatgcatgagGGATAAGTTAAGAATAGAAGAGATAAATTTAAGGAAAGAAGTATGTTAGTGTAACAGGATGATTAAAGGGTACATGCTTGATCATAGCTGGATTTCTTAACCTTAAGGTACCTGCAAACTGCCTGGGGATCTTCTTAATCTGTAGATTTTGATCCAGTGGTTTCAAGGGCAAAGCCCAAGATTCGGTATATCTAATAAGCCTCTAGATGTTACTGATGCTGTTGGTCTGCAAACCATCCTTTGAGTCATTGAATCCTTTTGGCTTAAAACTTGGCTCCACTTCTTACCTGCTGTGGTTTTGAGGTGGGGAAGTTCCTCTAACTTTCTATATGTTAGTGTTCTCATCTTTGAAACAGGTACTAGggtaaataaaaatatcacagtATCTGCATTATAAAAACGATGGGGAAATGAGATCATCGAGCACCTTGTGCTGAGTAGGCACTCAGTGAATTTTTGCCATTATTAATGGCCATGGCTGAGACTGAGGAGAATAGAAAATCCAATGTAgggaactggggaaaaaaaaaaaaaaaacacaggcgTAGggatcaaaagaataaaaattgtgggacttccctggtgatccagtggttaagactctgtgcttccaatgcagggggtgtgagttcagTTCctccttggggaactaagatcccacatgctgtgcagcatgatcaaataaataacatgagataaaatattaaaaaagaataataggtGTAAGACAAGGATAAGTTTTGTAAATGTTTCTTATCCCTTTTTAAATGTCACAAGGCTTTAAATAGGATTCTCCCTTCAGCCCAGTAGTTCATAAGCTCTTTGGTGGGTAGAATCAAGAGAGCATCCATTATAGCAACTGAACACatgctgtgcttaatcactcagtcgtatctgactctttatgtgaccccatggactgtagcccaccaggctgctctgtccatgggattctccaggcaaaaatactggagttgccatgccctcctccaggggatcttcgcaacccagggatcaaacccaggtctcccgcattacaggcagaatctttaccatctgagccaccagggaagcccatgatagtGTTTGTCAAACCTTGGAATGGCATCCAAACTACAGGGAGATGTCATGTAATAGGGATAAGGGTGGAGTCTTCTCTGCAAGCTGGAGATTTCCTTTTGCCAAGTTTCGAGTGGAAGTCTGGCTGTGACGTGGACATCTCAGTCTTTCATCACCTTGTGTGGACCTGCTTAACTTTTGAAGCTTTCTACTGATTCTCTGTAAGCCTTCCAGGCTTTGTGTCTCTCAAGTGGTACAGTCACCAAAATGATGGGAAGCTTGAAGCGGTATGAAGCTGTGACATCAGGTGTAATTAATCACTGTTGCTGTTATCAGCCCAGTGTCCAGCATGGTAACCAGAGTCaactatttaaacaaaaatatagttTTTGAACCACAGAGGAAAATAAAGCCTCTGACCAGATCACTACAAATGCATGTGGAATAAGTGAGGCGCCAAAGCCTTTCAGGCTGTACGTATACATTCTGCCCCAGAGAAAAGTTCTCCCAGGCTAGACTCCTCGGCTGGCCCTCCTTCCTTCTGGCCTCCCTAGTGAAAGCCTGCTCTCTAGAGCCGGGCTCTTCATCTGCAAAAGTCGACAACCTGTCTGTAATTCAGAACAGCTGTGCTCTGCCTTTCCCAAATTCCAGGCTTTGCCCTTTCCCTGATTCCAATTAGATAGTTTCTGGGCTATCACACCCATGTGGGTTGGACTGGGAGAGCATGGAGCAAAGCCCCATGGCCTGAGTCAGGAATGAAGGCTCAGAGCTGATGACATTCTCTCCCCTGCTAATGCACTTGTAATCGAATTCAACTCGAGGACATCACCCGCAGCTTGGCAGGTGAGGACTGGAGCACAGCAGATTTCATTCACAGACGCGGCAGCTTGGAATTTTCTGATTTCTAGCCCTTACAGCCAATCTGTTCCCCCAGGGAGAGACCCCTGGCATTTTGCCATGAGATGAAAAATACCCATATAGCTGTAGCCAAGTCTTAGGCCTTGGCCTCCCCTCACCACCAAAGCAGAGATGGAAAACAGAGATTTCAAATGAAAATGATTGAGCCATTGTTGCTGACAAGAGGTCCAAGGGAACCAATCAAGGATTGGAGGAGTGAAGGTATTTTTGCATGACGTGGTACAAAGGTTGGGAACAGCAAAGACAAAGAATTATGGAGCAAAGAAGCTAAGCACTTTGAACCAAGCATCTTCTCTAAACAAGAAATTCACATGGAATGAGTTCAAAATGATGCAGCCTCAATTAATGTCCTGAGGTTTCCAATTTCAATCTCTGATCATGAAGATGAACTCTAAAAATCCTCAATCTTGATGTATTGCGTTAtctaagcaaaaaaagaaaaaaaaaaaaaaaaaaacctagatagATACCGATGTCCTGTTTCACCCACATTAAAAAGTGAGACTGGGGaggaagagggcttcccaggtggctcagtggtaaagaatctgcttgctaatgcaagagacagaggagacataggttcaatccctccggtcaggaggatcccctggaggaggaaatggcaacccactccagtatttttgcctggaaaatcacatggacagaggagtctgctggactacagtccaaggggttgcaaagagtaggacaggactgagcaattgagtGTGCACCGGGGAAAAAAACACAGGTTTGCATTTGTTATCACTGGGTTTCTTAAGCTGCTATGAAGAGAGAGCTGAGAAACGCAATCGGAACCCCAAAACGAATGACAATCATAGACTGGCAAATGTTCCCCACGAGCAAAGGACCACGTGGATCTTTTGTGTGTGGCTTAATTATTCCTGGTCATGGCAGCTGGACTTCACAGTGAGAAAGAAAGGGGACAACTCCCTAGAAAACGGAGAGGTTGATAAAACACACAGCCGACAATCAAGGGCTTGCTGGATTCCAGTGAGCCCACCAGAAACTGCTCATTTGTGAGTTAGAGCTTTTAAAAAGGACAGGAATTTTCCTAGGGAACACCCATGAATATTTTCCATATCTGTGCTGGGTCATTAGCTCAGaaccttttatttttgttgatggGAATTATTTCCACAGAAATAGGTGCAACGGAGGGTATGTTATTATTTATAAGTATTTCATCTATTCGGCAAGTATTTATCCAGTGCCTGGAGAGCCTGCTCTGCTCCGAGCACCGAGGACAAGCAGTGCACAGCTGGATTTATGAATCAATTCCTTGTCtacttaaatatatgaaaattaaattgtATAGGAGTCAGTAAAACATTAACAGTAACAAAATATTGTCAGAAAATCTATGGCTTTGAAAAAATCCTTTGGGGTGTTATCATATGCTGTTTGGATGactgaacttaaaaataaatcaatagagAAAAGTGGATGGGTGCAAAAGTTTTCTTAAGAAAACACCTGATTCTAATGAAATAGCAAACAGTGGCCATTGGTACAATGGCTATAGTACAATTATAGTTTGTCAATTACATGCATAGTGTTGATGCCAcaggacacaggagatgcagaataGAACAACAGAGACTTCTTATCCTTAAGGGAAGAAAACACCTTTCTTTGCAAAGTTACTTAATTGTAGGTTAACTACTCTTCCAGGAAAAGAGTAGATAAAGGAGCTGGCCATCATCGATACTAACTTTAAGGTAATTTGTGGCTGTTAGCAATCATGTTGAAGTCTAATGCATAGataatttttttcactaaaatagAAAGATGAGACAAATCAGATTTGCCCTTTTcctgcaccccccccccaccaaaatcttattattttttaacagtgTGCCAACTTTCTACTTATTTGCTTCTCCTTTGGCTTATGTGTACTCTTAACCTTTCAATATGTTTCAGTTTCCCATCCTGGGAGTTTTAGGTGTATAAAGTTAGAATACCAGTTCACTGGGGGCTGAGGTGCCTCTGAAACGTGGCTCAAAATCTTGACATTAAAAAGCCAGCATTTTGGCTTAAATCCCACTCCTGAATTGACATGTGATCTCTGGCAAGTTACCAAAGACCTGTTTCTAAATTCTTCCTAATGGATTTCATCTGCTTAAAAGAGACATCGGGGAGAACTGATGTTGAAAAGTGTGGCATTGCTCAGGAAGAAGGTCTTACCACACTGGCAATACCTAAACATTCTGGGCTTGGAAAAGTGACCGTTCTTCAATGCTGAGACGAGCTGGATAGGGCTCTCTAGATAAAACGAAACGTCTCCCATGTATGGTAACGGTCCCACTTGGCATTGCTTGGGAACAGATTTTACTCAGACTTCTTTGGTCAAACTTCTGACAGCCATAAAATAATCTCAGGCCCCCTGAATTATTCCTAGAGGATATGCCCCAGGTTTAGAAGACTAAAATGCTACAGCATTAATGTCTGTACCCATGGAGCAACAGTGACCCCCAGTGGCCAACAGTGTGGTCCTCTTAATCAGCATCCATTCAtcaagggaagttgctcagtcgtgtccgactcttagcaactctatggactgcagcctcccaggctcctccatccatggggattttccaggcaagagtactggagtgggttgcattgccttctccgtccattCATCCAGGTGGTAACTATTAAATAAATCAATGCCTGTTGACAGTGGGGAcctcccaagtggtgctagtggtaaagaacctgcatgtcaatgcaggagacataaagagagatgggtttgatccctgggtgaggaagatcttgcatgaagaatcctttggacagaggagcctggaaagctatagtccatggggtcgcaaagagctggacaagactgaactgacttagcatgcacttgacatgtttgtgttattttcaaaacaaagtaTAAATGTCACTATAGCCATGGCAAAAATCTATATTAAGTTGGTGCTTGTTAAGTGTTCTTTGTGACTAGCTCAGGATCAAATTGTTCCTTTTGCAATACTGTTATCGAAAACACCCTtcattcagtcacccagttgtgcccaactctttgcgaccccatggactgcagcatgccaggcttccctgtccattaccaactcctagagcctgctcaaactcatgtccattgagttggtgatgccatccaactatctcatcctctgtcgtccctgccttcaatcttcccagcatcagagtctcttccagtagatcagttcttcacatcaggtggccaaagtattggagcttcagcatcagtccttccaatgaatattcaggactgattttctttaggattgactggtctgaaaACACCCTGACCTGacctgaagtcgctcagtcgtgtccgactctttgcgactccatggactgtagcctaccaggctcctcggtccatgggattttccaggcaagagtactggagttggttgccatttccttcttcaggggatcttcccgacccagggatcaaacccgggtctcctgcattgtaggcagaagctttaccgtctgagccaccaaggaagccctgaaaaCACCCTAGGGTGTACTAATTCCCTGTTTGAGGACTaagtcatttttaattaaatgattcCTGCTTAGAAAACCGGATTCAAGTTCTCACTCTCCATGTCTGTATGAGTTTAAATGTGTCATTTAAGCTTTTGGAGTCTATTTCTCTATCTATAAAATGTAAGAAATGGTGGTTATGTGGTAAGGATTAGAAATACTACACAGAACATGCCCAGCACCTGAAAacaagtggaagtgttagtcactcagccgtgtctgactctttgcaaccccatggactgtagcccaccaggctcctctgtccatggaattctccaggcaagaatactggagtggtgtgccattcccttctccaggggatcttcccgacctagagatcGAGCTCAGGTCACCTGCAtcacaggcgaattctttaccaatcaGTCTGAATAGATACTTAGTCGATGACAACCATTTTGGTCATGGTGATATTCGAGATTGGGCTGAATGTGTGATGATGCCAGGGCTTTATTAATTTGTTGAACCAaatccatcatatatatatatttttttttttaatgggggctGGAGAGGGGAAAAGCCATTCTACCTAACCTGTGTTCTCCCTTTTCGTTCCTAGTCTTTGAAGCCATCCAATCATGCTACCATCCAGAGTATAGTGAGAGCCGTGGGGGTCGTTCCTGGAATTCCTGAGCCTTGCTGTGTGCCCGAAAAGATGTCCTCACTCAGCATCCTGTTCTTTGATGAAAATAAGAATGTGGTACTTAAAGTATATCCAAACATGACAGTAGAGTCTTGTGCTTGCAGATAACCTGGTGAAGAGCTCATCTGGATGCTTAACTCAATCGTTAGTTTATTTTTATGGACTTTTTTTGCACTGCCAATGCATTTCATTTCAAAAGATTTTTCCATAGTCAAAGGCGAATGAGCAAATAGACTGATGATTTCCACCGAGGAGAACTGGACTGTATTTGTTTCTGAATGTAACTCAAAGCAAGATTAAATATggaaatctttttctttaaaaaaataataattacacaAGAAAAACAATCACTCAAACTGTTTTTAGAACTGTTGGAGAAcacactgatttatttttgtaatggGCTTTGAAAATAGATTGGAAACAAACAATAGCTTATCATTGATCTCTGctcacagaaatagaataatttcatattttaaagcagGCTTCTTGCCTTAGATTCCTGAGCAACTTAGCAAGTGCTAAATAATTCAGTCAGCTTTGATATTTATCTTAAATTTGTGGAGACTATTGTTTACCTGTGTTTTTCTTTACAGATCCTTGTGTGACTAGCTGAGTGGAGGATGTGTGCTGAGTGTcagtgtgtatggatgtgaacacATTTCCCAGGGACGTGTGCCCTCTTTTGGAAGATTGGCTTAACATGATTTTATAATTCAGTCTGCCTGGGattcttgtttttttcatttcatgttcTGACAAGCATCATTCAGTAATGAGAAGTTTACCAAAATGGATAGAGTGGTCCAAGAGGGTATGCAAGAGTTACCACTTTCCTCAGCCATTTATTTGGAAATACTGATGTTTTCATTGCATAGCCCTCACAAGAAGGGCAACCAGCAACGCAGTTTTCAAAAACCCAGATTTAATTATTCTTCTGTATCTCTCTTCCACAAGtgcttttatttgttcttttaaattgaCCTTAAACATGCAATTAATTCTCTTTATATACCTTTGCTTCCTATAAAATAATCAATAGATACCAAGGCTCAGTGGATGGACTATTGGAGATTTCTTTAAGTGACCAATCTAATCACAATCACAAGTCAACATCCTTGTTCACCTACTATGTCCACGTCCAGACACTTTTTCACATTGATCTCGGCTTTTGGTTCAGACAGGGAATCTATTCTTTAGTAAAGCTTACTATAAATTATCCAGCAAGAAAGGGAATTGAATCTatacacttattttttttcctatttccattTGTCATAAATATCTCCTCTCACACTTTTGCCCTTGAGAAATTGTTTCAAAAATCTTTTCCTCGCTCTGTTTATGTGTGTGACAGAAATGTTTTCAGACCATGGATTGTTGTTGATGTTCTCTCTATGGTTAATTGTTATCTAAGTTCAGGCTGACCTGATTAGAGTCAACTAAGCCATTTCAGAGGCTGTGAAGTTATCAGAAGACACAGAAGGCATGGAGTTTGTTCTGTCTCTGCCTATTGTTATCTGTGGTAGCTCATAATTTAACgttaaatggcaccccactccagtactcttgcctggaaaatcccatggacagaggaacctggtaggctgcagaccatggggtcgctaagagttggacatgactgagtgacttccctttcacttttcactttcatgcattggagaaggaaatggcaacccactccagtgttcttgcctggagaatcccagggacgggggagcctggtgggctgctgtctatggggtcgcacagagtcggacacgactgaagcgacttagcagcagcagcagagcatctaCTTTGTGAAAGACATGTGTTAAGTGTCTTCACTGGTAAAAATAAAGAGGCAGACTAGTTAAGCTGGAAGGTCCCTCTGCCACCAAAAGTTTGGGTTTACAGTGGTTGTTATGTCACACATATCTTCCTTGAATGGATGGTAACGATAGAGCTAAAAACCTGCAAGTATGGCTGTTCATAAGCCAAAGGCAGAAACATCTTGTTCTTCTGTGTTTGCCAATATGGCATCCCCTGCCATTTAAATAGTATTTCTGTCTTATTGGAAACCCATTTAAAAAGTACCATGAAAAGACTCTCTTTGACACTTTTGGAATGTGTGTTGACTCCATGAATGAGAAACACCTGTTCTAAATGATGAATGAAACTCTGGTACCTGAGTTGCTATGGTTTCTTCTAGTTCATTTTTTGTTCTGGTAGCATACAGATTCAAAATGAGATAAGGgatgaaattattttctactaaattttatcaaaaatttaaaacacagttATATAATACAAGTGACCCTGTGTGTGGCTGCTCTACCCTGGTCATGATCTTTccataaatataacttttatttcaTTGGTAGATTGGGTGAAATTCTTAATTTAGTTTTTTCTAGAGATGTATCTACCAAAATTTCTTAACAATTCCCAGTTTTatttctcagccttcttctctCCAGATGTCTGTCAGTTacctttaaatttaaattgatgCTCACTTGTTATAAATTAAATTCTATAATGGccaaaaaaatctctaaatacTATTTCCAAATTTGAAGCAATTGATGTGATGAAATTagaacataataaaagtcattgGGTTGACCTTTAGCAATCAAAATAGCTTTTGACTAGTAGTTATTTTTCAGCAAGCTTGTAACCATTTTaattatctcctgcattgaagccATATTATGGTATAAATGGGAAAAAGTTTGGTTCCcccaaataaaggaaaattacTTTTTAGGGGGTTGAAGCAAAGTTTGAAGTAAATGAGTTGATAATTTaagtaataaaattttacatgaaaTAGTTGGAAAATTGAGTGACTATGTCACAATTTGTTAGGTACTAATGTCTATATAATTACtgtataaattttttataaatctCCTGATTTAAAGTGATATTAATGAGAAGAGAAATTGCATTTATATTAATAATGTCATTTTCTCAATCAtgcatctttcttttcctctctctcttgcaACCACCCTACCACCCCCatatgagacacacacacacagttagttgaaaataattttttttttcagtaactgTTCTGTTGAATTCAAATTCAAGGGCTGCTGATATAGTATTATCAAAGTATTTTGTTGTAACCTGTGTAAATAATATACCATTTAGAGGATTTGGGGTTGTAGAATTTAAACTGAAAGATTTGACTCTGT encodes:
- the BMP3 gene encoding bone morphogenetic protein 3, whose protein sequence is MAGARGLLHLWLSCLCVSLAQGQRLRQPFPELRVAVRADRAAGGGPESPLQPLDQLSEHMLRLYDRYSGGRAEEARTPGNSERGSPSLRPQPLREGNTVRSFRAGAAGMLENKELHIFNLTSLTKSENILSATLYFYIRELINISLSCPVSQECSHHSQRKHIQIDLSAWILKSSGNQSQLLGHLSVDGGKPHGDFVSWLSKDITQLLRKAKENEEFLIGFNITTKGHQLPKKMTPSPEPYILVYANDAAISEPESVVSSLQGHRNFPTGAVPKLDSHSRAALPMERRRRKRSTGVLLPLQNNELPGAEYQYKEDRVWEERKPYKTLQTQPPDKSKSKKKQRKGPQQKSQTLQFDEQTLKKARRKQWIEPRNCARRYLRVDFADIGWSEWIISPKSFDAYYCSGACQFPMPKSLKPSNHATIQSIVRAVGVVPGIPEPCCVPEKMSSLSILFFDENKNVVLKVYPNMTVESCACR